DNA sequence from the Gemmatimonadota bacterium genome:
CCGGCAAGCGATTACCCGCCATGGCCACCAACTGCGCCGGCGCCAGATCCAGCAGCACCGCGTCCGCGTCCGGCAGGTCCTCCAGGGCGTCCACGCGCACGCCGGTCCTCACCTCTCCGCCGTGCGCGCGCAGCAGGGACGTGAGCGCGTCGGCGAGTCGCTGCGAGCCACCCCCGACGAACGGCCAGCCGACCGCGTGGCCGGCGGCGAGCAGCACCGTCCCGAACGCCGCCGACGGCCCATTTTCGAGCGGCAGGAAGGAGTGCGCCGCGCAGCCCGCGAAGAGCGCCCTGGCTTCCTCCTCGCGGAAGGCGTAGCGGGCCAGGGAGGCGGCCGAGCGCACCGCGTGCATGGCAAAGCGAGCCAGCAGGAGCGGAGAACGAGGAACCCCGATGGGGCCCAGCGCGTCGCGGGCGAAATCCCACCAGCGCGCCGCCAGTCCTCCGACCAGCCTGCGGTAGGCCGCGCCGTCCCGGCCGAGGCCGCTGGCGGTTTCCCCCAGCGAGCGGTGCAGCACCGTCGCCCGTCCGCCGTCCAAGGGATGCGCAAGCGGAACATCGGGGTGGACCCAGCGCAGGCCGTGCTCCTGCAGAGGCAGCGCGCTGAGCGCCGGCGACCCGACGCCCATTGGAAACACGGAGGCACACATGTCGTGCACGTAGCCGGGCTCCGTAAGCGAAGCCGATCGCAGACCGCCCCCGACCGACTCTGCCGCCTCCAGGACGGTCACACGGATGCCCCGGCGGGCGAGCTCGATGCCCGCCACCAGACCGTTGGGACCTGCGCCCACGATCACCGCCCCGGATGCGCTCACGAAAGGGGCCCTTGACAGCCGCAGATCTCGATGCTAGAAATCCAGCACCACGATGCTGGTTTTCTAGCACACAGGTCGAAGGCGAAACAGAATGATCGCACGGAACGAATCCTATCTGGGGGACCTGAGCCGGCGCGAGCGGCAGATCATGGACGCGCTCTTCCAGCGAGGCGAGGCCTCGGTGGCGGAGGTGCGCGATGACCTGGCCGATCCGCCCAGCTATTCCGCCGTGCGCGCCACGCTTGCCGTGCTGGAAAAGAAGGGGCGGGTGCGCCACCGCGACGACGCGGGGCGGTACCTGTACGCGCCCGTCGTCGCACCCGAACGGGCCCGCAACGCAGCGCTGAAGCACGTGGTACGGACATTCTTCGACGGCTCGCCGGCGGAGGCAGCGGTGGCGCTGTTGCGCATGTCGGATACAGGATTGAGCCCAACGACCCTTGACGAGCTTGCGGCGGCCATCGGGCGCGCCGAGCACGAAGGCAGGTAGAACATGAATGGCTTTCCGCTCTTTGGCCTGGACCAGGACGTCTTCCTGGGGCTGCTCGTCGATGTGACGGTGCGCGGGTCTCTGCTGCTCCTGCTGATCGCCGGCCTCACGCGTCTGCTGCGCGATCGCTCCGCGGCCGTCCGACACGCGGCCTGGACGGCGGGCATAGTCGCTTTTCTGGCCCTGCCGCTGCTGTCTACCAACCTGCCGTGGAGACTGAAGGTCCTGCCGCTGACGGCCGGGGCGCCGGCGGCTCAGGGCGCTCAGCCCGCGCTCGACGCCGCACCACCCGCCGTGCAGACGACCGGTGACGCCAGGCCGGAGCTTGCTCGCGACGCGCGGTCCGAAGTGGACCCGGGCGCAATGGCCGGCGCAGCGGCCGCCGGGTCGGGCGACCGGCTCCAGGCCGAGCGCGCCACCGAAGACGGAGTCGCGGCCGAGCCGGTGGGCGCGGTGGCGGGCGCCCGGAGCGCGCTCGCCGCGCTGGGGCTGAAGCGGGCCCTGCTGCTCCTGTGGGCGACCGGTACGCTGCTGCTCGTCGCGCGACTCCTGATCGGCAGCGTGCGCGTGCGCCGGCTGGTCTCGCGGGCACGCGAGCTCACCGACGAGCCCTCCGAGCGCAGCGTATTCCACCTGGCGCGCCGGCTGGGCATAGGCAGCTACGTGCGGCTGGTTCACAGCGACGAGATTTCGATGCCCATCACCACGGGCGTGGGGCGCCCCACCATCGTGCTACCCGACGGCTTCGAAGACTGGAGCGAGGACCGGCTGCGCGCGGTGATCCTGCACGAGCTCGCGCACATCCAGCGGCGCGACGTCCTGTCTCACCTGATGTCTCGGTTCGCCTGCGCGCTGCACTGGTTCAACCCCATGGCGTGGCATTCCGCCGCTCGGCTGCGCACCGAGAGCGAGCGCGCGTGTGACGACATGGTGCTGGGAGCCGGCACGCGCGCGTCCGCGTACGCCGACCACCTCCTGTCGATCCTGCGCGCTTGCTCGACGGTGCCGTCGCCGGCGACCGCGATCCCGATGGCGCGCCGGACCGAGTTCGAGGGACGGCTCCTCGCCATCCTCGAGCCCGACGCCCGCCGCGCCGCGGCCGGGCGGGGCACGATCGTCACGCTGGCCGCCCTGGTGGCGCTGGTCGCCGTGCCGCTGGCCGCGCTGGCGCCTTCCGAGGCAGAGGCACCGGCAATAATCGGCGCGCCCGCGTCGACCGACGCGCAGCCTGATGGCTTCCCGGAAGTCGAGCGCGCCGAGTTGGACGCGGCGCCGGTGGAGCTGGAGGAAGAAGAGCGCGCGGTAGACACTGTGGAGCGCACCCTGACCGACGCCGTCGAAGGCGCCGCCGACCGCATCGAGCACCTCGGCGGAGGCGCCTCCGAGCTCGGAAACGACCTGGCGAACATCGCACGCGGAGCGGTCGACGCCATCGACGATATCCAGGACACGTTCGATCAGGAAGTGTCGGGCGGCCGCCTCGTGGCGGCGCTGACGCCGATCCTCACCGACGATGAGGACCCCCGCACGCGCACGGCCGCGGCGCTCGCGCTGGGCGACGTGGAGGACCCGCGCGCGGTCGAGGCGCTCTCCAGGGCGCTGGCCGAAGACCCCGACGAGGACGTGCGCCGGGCCGCAGCCTGGGCGCTCGGGGAGATCGAAAGCCCGCTGGGCGTACCTGCCCTGGCGCGGGCCGCCCGCACCGACGCGTCCATGTCGGTGCGCGAGATGGCGGTTTGGGCGCTGGGCGAGATAGAGCACCCCGACGCCATTCCGGCGCTCGCCGAGATCGCGACGTCGGCTGGACCGGACGACATCCGCCGCCGCGCGGTCTGGGGGCTGGGCGAGATAGAGCACCCGGACGCGATCCCGACGCTCGCCGATATCGCCACCTCGGACGCACCCGAAGAGCTGCGCCGGCTGGCGGTGTGGGGGCTGGGTGAGATAGAGCACCCGGACGCCATTCCCGCCCTTGGGCGCGTCATCAGAGATGAGCAAGACGAGCTGCGCGCCATGGCGGTTTGGGCGCTGGGCGAGATAGAGCACCCCGACGGCGTCGAGTACCTCCGCGCGCCCCTGTCGGATCCCGACCCGGCGATGCGCCGGCGCGCGGTGTGGGCGTTGGGCGAAATCGAGAGCGAAAGGGGCGTGGACGTCGTAGCGGAAGCCCTTTCGGACAGCGACGCCTCCGTGCGCGCCACGGCCGTGTGGGCGCTGGGTGAGATCGAAAGCGGGCGGGCGGTGCCGCACCTCACTCCTCTCCTGCGCGATGCGGACAACGCGGTCCGCCTGCGCGCCGCGTGGGCACTGGGCGAGATCGAGAGCGGCGCGGCCGTGGAAGCGCTCTCCGCGGCGGCCGTGGACACCGACCTGAGGGTTCGCCAGGTAGTCGTCTGGGCGCTGGCCGAGATCGAGTCTCCGCGCGGCGTCCCGGCGCTGCGCAGGGCGTTGGCCGACGACGATCGGCAGGTCCGCTTCATGGCCCTGCGCGGCCTCGCGGACATAGAGACGCCCGACGCCATGGAGGGAATCATCGACGCCCTGGAGTCGGGGGACGCCGACATGCGCCGCGCCGCCACCGCCGCGCTCGGCGGAGGAAACGGGTATGACTGGGATGACAGCTACTTCGACTTCGATTGGGACGACGTCTTCGGGGACCTGATGGACTGGGATCACTGGGACGACGACTGGTACAGCTGGTCCGACGACCCGGATCCCGACCCCGATCCCGACTTCTGAGTCGAGGAGGCGACGATGACTGCTTTCTCAGCCGGATCGACGGCGGGCGGCTTGGGCCTGCTGATGGCCTTTGCTTGGTCCGCGCTGGGCGGCGGGCCCAACGGGGCGGACGCCGTACCGCCGGCCACCCCCGACCTGCCGCGGGCGGCGTCGGCCGCGCCGCAGGGTCTCCTCGGCGGATCGCGGCTGTCGATAAGACGGAACCCCGCGGGGACGAGACAGGGCGCGGACCCGGTGGCGCTGCAGGAGCTGCTGAGGGCCGTGGAGGGAGTGCCCCCCATAGCGTGCGAGCTCGCCGCGGGCGGCGTGCACGGTTTCTGGCCCGGCCGACGGTCGCGCGCGCTGCTGGCGCCGGACCCGGGAGCCGCCGCGCGCCTGGAAGCCGGATTGGACGCCGCCGATACGTCGGAGGGCGCGCGCATCCTCGTGGACGCTCTGTTCAACGGCGCGGGCTGCCGCGCCCGGGTGGCGCTCGGCCTGCTCGACCGCGCCGAGCCGGCGCACGCGGCGCCTTTGCTGCGCCCCGCGCTCGGGGACGCCTCTCCGGACAGGCGCAGGCGGGCAGCCCTGGGACTGGGCGCGCTCGAAAGCCGGGCGGATCGACGGCCGCTCGAGGGGCTGCTTGGTGACGCGGTCGCGGACGTGCGGATAGCCGCCGCGTGGGCGCTGGGCGAGCTGGAGGACCCGGCGGCGATACCGGCGTTGTCGCGGGCGCTGGCCAGTGACGCCGACGCCCAGGTACGCGGCGCCGCGGCGCGCGCGCTGGGGGAAATCTCGGGCTAGGCGTCGGGCCCGGGCCCTTGACGGGGTCCGGGC
Encoded proteins:
- a CDS encoding HEAT repeat domain-containing protein yields the protein MTAFSAGSTAGGLGLLMAFAWSALGGGPNGADAVPPATPDLPRAASAAPQGLLGGSRLSIRRNPAGTRQGADPVALQELLRAVEGVPPIACELAAGGVHGFWPGRRSRALLAPDPGAAARLEAGLDAADTSEGARILVDALFNGAGCRARVALGLLDRAEPAHAAPLLRPALGDASPDRRRRAALGLGALESRADRRPLEGLLGDAVADVRIAAAWALGELEDPAAIPALSRALASDADAQVRGAAARALGEISG
- a CDS encoding NAD(P)/FAD-dependent oxidoreductase is translated as MSASGAVIVGAGPNGLVAGIELARRGIRVTVLEAAESVGGGLRSASLTEPGYVHDMCASVFPMGVGSPALSALPLQEHGLRWVHPDVPLAHPLDGGRATVLHRSLGETASGLGRDGAAYRRLVGGLAARWWDFARDALGPIGVPRSPLLLARFAMHAVRSAASLARYAFREEEARALFAGCAAHSFLPLENGPSAAFGTVLLAAGHAVGWPFVGGGSQRLADALTSLLRAHGGEVRTGVRVDALEDLPDADAVLLDLAPAQLVAMAGNRLPERYRSALEAFEYGPAVFKLDWALDAPIPWAAEACRRAGTVHVGGTLDEIAAAERAVWEGRAAERPFVLLAQPSLFDPERAPAGRHTAWAYCHVPPYYAGDATAAIEAQIERFAPGFEARVLARSVRGPAQIERDNPAYVGGHVVGGVPTFRQLLMRPTPSLRPYVTPLPNVYLCSQYTPPGGGAHGMCG
- a CDS encoding HEAT repeat domain-containing protein, with the translated sequence MNGFPLFGLDQDVFLGLLVDVTVRGSLLLLLIAGLTRLLRDRSAAVRHAAWTAGIVAFLALPLLSTNLPWRLKVLPLTAGAPAAQGAQPALDAAPPAVQTTGDARPELARDARSEVDPGAMAGAAAAGSGDRLQAERATEDGVAAEPVGAVAGARSALAALGLKRALLLLWATGTLLLVARLLIGSVRVRRLVSRARELTDEPSERSVFHLARRLGIGSYVRLVHSDEISMPITTGVGRPTIVLPDGFEDWSEDRLRAVILHELAHIQRRDVLSHLMSRFACALHWFNPMAWHSAARLRTESERACDDMVLGAGTRASAYADHLLSILRACSTVPSPATAIPMARRTEFEGRLLAILEPDARRAAAGRGTIVTLAALVALVAVPLAALAPSEAEAPAIIGAPASTDAQPDGFPEVERAELDAAPVELEEEERAVDTVERTLTDAVEGAADRIEHLGGGASELGNDLANIARGAVDAIDDIQDTFDQEVSGGRLVAALTPILTDDEDPRTRTAAALALGDVEDPRAVEALSRALAEDPDEDVRRAAAWALGEIESPLGVPALARAARTDASMSVREMAVWALGEIEHPDAIPALAEIATSAGPDDIRRRAVWGLGEIEHPDAIPTLADIATSDAPEELRRLAVWGLGEIEHPDAIPALGRVIRDEQDELRAMAVWALGEIEHPDGVEYLRAPLSDPDPAMRRRAVWALGEIESERGVDVVAEALSDSDASVRATAVWALGEIESGRAVPHLTPLLRDADNAVRLRAAWALGEIESGAAVEALSAAAVDTDLRVRQVVVWALAEIESPRGVPALRRALADDDRQVRFMALRGLADIETPDAMEGIIDALESGDADMRRAATAALGGGNGYDWDDSYFDFDWDDVFGDLMDWDHWDDDWYSWSDDPDPDPDPDF
- a CDS encoding BlaI/MecI/CopY family transcriptional regulator — translated: MIARNESYLGDLSRRERQIMDALFQRGEASVAEVRDDLADPPSYSAVRATLAVLEKKGRVRHRDDAGRYLYAPVVAPERARNAALKHVVRTFFDGSPAEAAVALLRMSDTGLSPTTLDELAAAIGRAEHEGR